One genomic window of Quercus robur chromosome 6, dhQueRobu3.1, whole genome shotgun sequence includes the following:
- the LOC126732577 gene encoding cyclin-dependent kinase E-1, whose protein sequence is MGDTNSNNGNNTNTNNKKPEWLQQYDLLGKIGEGTYGLVFLARIKSSTNRGKSIAIKKFKQSKDGDGVSPTAIREIMLLREISHENVVKLVNVHINHVDMSLYLAFDYAEHDLYEIIRHHRDKVNQSIGQYTVKSFLWQLLNGLNYLHSNWIIHRDLKPSNILVMGEGDEQGVVKIADFGLARIYQAPLKSLSDNGVVVTIWYRAPELLLGAKHYTSAVDMWAVGCIFAELLTLKPLFQGAEVKATPNPFQLDQLDKIFKVLGHPTLEKWPTLANLPHWQQDVQHIQGHKYDNTGLNTVVHLPIKGPAYDLLSKMLEYDPRKRITAAQALEHEYFRIEPLPGRNALVSPNGDKVVNYPTRPVDRSTDFEGTTSLQPSQPVSSGNAVSGSIPGAHGGTLRSGPRQMPVGGMQRMQPQAMQAYNNLASQPGMGSGMNPGGIPMQRGLPNQGHQQQQVRRKDTGMGMTGYPPQQKSRR, encoded by the exons ATGGGAGATACAAACAGCAACAACGGTAACAATACTAATACCAACAATAAGAAGCCGGAGTGGCTTCAACAATACGATCTGTTGGGTAAGATCGGAGAGGGCACCTATGGTCTCGTATTCTTGGCCAGGATCAAGTCCTCGACCAATCGTGGAAAGTCCATCGCCATCAAGAAATTCAAGCAATCCAAAGACGGCGATGGCGTCTCTCCCACCGCCATCCGCGAAATCATG TTGCTACGAGAAATTTCACATGAGAACGTGGTGAAGCTTGTGAATGTTCATATCAATCACGTCGACATGTCGCTCTATCTCGCTTTCGACTACGCAGAACACGACCTCTAT GAAATTATTAGACATCATAGGGACAAGGTTAACCAATCCATCGGTCAATACACAGTTAAATCATTTCTATGGCAACTGCTCAATGGACTAAACTATCTTCACAG TAATTGGATCATACATCGAGATCTAAAGCCTTCAAATATCTTG GTTATGGGTGAAGGAGACGAGCAAGGAGTTGTAAAAATTGCTGATTTTGGACTTGCAAGAATATACCAAGCTCCCTTGAAGTCATTATCTGATAATGGG GTCGTGGTAACTATTTGGTATCGTGCACCTGAGTTGCTCCTTGGGGCGAAGCACTATACAAGTGCTGTTG ATATGTGGGCTGTTGGATGCATATTTGCTGAGCTTTTGACTTTGAAGCCACTTTTTCAAGGTGCAGAAGTCAAGGCCACACCAAATCCTTTTCAG CTTGATCAACTTGACAAGATATTCAAGGTCTTAG GCCATCCCACTCTAGAAAAGTGGCCAACTCTTGCAAATCTTCCACATTGGCAACAAGATGTGCAGCATATACAAGGGCACAAGTA TGACAATACTGGACTTAATACTGTTGTTCATCTCCCTATAAAAGGTCCTGCATATGACCTCCTATCTAAGATGCTCGA ATATGATCCTCGAAAGCGTATAACTGCTGCACAAGCTCTGGAGCACGA GTATTTTCGAATTGAACCCCTCCCAGGACGGAA TGCCCTGGTATCCCCAAATGGAGACAAAGTTGTGAACTATCCTACTCGACCAGTGGACAGAAGTACAGATTTTGAAGGGACGACTAGTCTACAACCTTCACAACCG GTATCATCTGGAAATGCTGTTTCTGGAAGCATTCCTGGTGCCCATGGAGGGACATTGAGATCTGGCCCTAGGCAGATGCCAGTAGGTGGCATGCAAAGGATGCAACCTCAGGCCATGCAAGCTTATAATAATCTAGCATCTCAGCCAGGGATGGGTAGTGGAATGAATCCTGGTGGCATTCCAATGCAGCGGGGTCTTCCTAACCAGGGCCATCAACAGCAACAG GTGAGAAGAAAGGACACTGGAATGGGGATGACTGGATACCCTCCACAGCAGAAATCAAGGCGCTGA